A single Cryomorphaceae bacterium DNA region contains:
- the pheS gene encoding phenylalanine--tRNA ligase subunit alpha: MLSRVQELLEEVQAFSAGTAEELESFRIRFLGKKGVMNELFAAFKEVAPEQRKEFGQRLNELKTQALDKIEELKSGLASDTSSAASGLDLTRSAEPVALGARHPVSLVKNRIIEIFSRIGFTLSDGPEIEDDWHNFSALNFTEEHPARDMQDTFFVMRNPDYLLRTHTSSVQVRHMEKNTPPIRVLSPGRVFRNEAISARSHCIFHQIEGLYIDRDVSFADLRQTLLYFAQEFFGEETKIRLRPSYFPFTEPSAEVDVWWGLENEVDYRMTKGTGWLEIMGCGMVDPNVLKNVGIDPEVYTGFAFGIGIERIALQQFQIPDIRLLFENDVRFLEQFTEGVY, translated from the coding sequence ATGTTGAGTCGTGTGCAGGAGCTACTGGAAGAAGTACAGGCCTTTTCGGCCGGTACGGCGGAGGAACTGGAGAGCTTCCGAATTCGCTTCCTCGGAAAGAAGGGCGTGATGAACGAACTCTTCGCCGCTTTTAAGGAAGTGGCGCCTGAGCAGCGCAAGGAATTTGGGCAGCGCCTCAACGAACTGAAGACCCAGGCTCTGGACAAAATTGAGGAGCTAAAATCCGGTCTGGCCAGCGATACATCGAGCGCCGCATCGGGTTTGGACCTCACGCGTTCGGCGGAACCAGTGGCCCTCGGGGCTCGGCATCCGGTCTCCTTGGTCAAGAACCGCATCATCGAAATCTTCTCGCGCATCGGCTTTACACTGAGCGATGGGCCGGAAATCGAAGACGACTGGCACAACTTTAGCGCCTTGAACTTCACCGAAGAACACCCTGCTCGAGACATGCAGGATACCTTCTTTGTGATGCGCAATCCAGACTACCTACTCCGCACGCACACCAGCTCTGTTCAGGTGCGCCACATGGAGAAAAACACGCCCCCCATTCGAGTACTTTCACCGGGGCGCGTATTTCGGAACGAAGCCATTAGCGCGCGTTCGCATTGTATTTTCCACCAGATTGAAGGCCTCTACATCGATCGCGACGTGAGCTTTGCCGACCTGCGTCAGACCTTGTTGTACTTCGCTCAGGAGTTCTTCGGTGAGGAAACCAAGATTCGTCTTCGCCCCTCGTACTTCCCCTTTACCGAGCCCAGCGCGGAAGTGGATGTTTGGTGGGGTCTGGAGAACGAAGTGGACTACCGCATGACCAAGGGAACAGGGTGGCTCGAGATCATGGGCTGCGGAATGGTGGATCCAAACGTTCTCAAAAACGTGGGCATCGACCCAGAAGTCTACACGGGATTTGCCTTTGGAATCGGAATCGAGCGCATTGCCTTGCAGCAGTTCCAAATTCCAGACATCCGATTGCTCTTCGAAAACGACGTGCGCTTCCTGGAACAGTTTACCGAAGGGGTTTACTAA
- a CDS encoding transcriptional regulator: MHFEEAKQKFLQAWGALGSSWGVPRTMSQIHALLLVSPRPLSTEEIMDELNISRGNCNMNVRALIDWGLVQKELKPGQRKEFFVAEKDIWQVTKQVMQERRKRELEPLARILDQVSEYEGGEAHETEEFDQRLKEIKKMSQNADRLMDMLVKADENWFTGSLLKLVK; the protein is encoded by the coding sequence ATGCATTTCGAAGAGGCAAAGCAGAAGTTTCTCCAGGCCTGGGGAGCTCTTGGATCCAGCTGGGGAGTACCCCGGACCATGAGTCAAATTCACGCCCTATTGTTGGTATCCCCAAGACCCCTTTCCACCGAAGAGATCATGGACGAGTTGAACATCAGTCGCGGTAACTGCAACATGAATGTTCGGGCCTTGATCGATTGGGGATTGGTTCAAAAGGAACTCAAGCCCGGGCAGCGCAAGGAATTCTTCGTGGCCGAAAAAGACATCTGGCAGGTCACCAAACAGGTAATGCAGGAGCGCCGGAAGCGCGAATTGGAGCCCTTGGCCCGCATCTTAGACCAAGTGTCGGAATACGAAGGCGGCGAGGCCCACGAGACCGAGGAATTTGATCAGCGCCTGAAAGAAATCAAGAAGATGAGTCAAAACGCCGATCGCCTCATGGATATGTTGGTCAAGGCGGATGAAAACTGGTTCACCGGATCCTTGTTGAAACTCGTGAAATAG